A single Ochrobactrum sp. BTU1 DNA region contains:
- the rhaS gene encoding rhamnose ABC transporter substrate-binding protein, with product MKLFKKLALNTALAVAFMANAAQAADMKIALVAKSLGNGFFEAANKGAQEAAKELGGVEVIYTGPTTTTAEGQIEVINSLIAQGVDAIAISANDPDAVVPALKKAAQRGIKVISWDSGVAPEGRIVHLNPSSNDLIGKMCLTLAAHHLPGGKGDFAILSATTTSTNQNIWIDEMKKQLKDFPGLNLVTTVYGDDLADKSYREAQGLLTSNPDVKVIVAPTTVGVLAASQAVKDAGKIGDVYVTGLGLPSEMAGAIKSGATKEFAIWNPIDLGYSATQIAYHLVKGDADGKPGSEIEAGRMGKIKIGENGEAAMSDPFVYDASNIDEFSKVF from the coding sequence TTTTTAAGAAACTGGCATTGAACACAGCGTTGGCTGTTGCTTTCATGGCGAATGCCGCACAGGCTGCAGATATGAAGATCGCACTCGTTGCGAAATCGTTGGGTAATGGCTTTTTTGAAGCGGCCAATAAGGGCGCACAGGAAGCTGCCAAGGAACTGGGTGGCGTTGAAGTCATCTATACCGGACCAACGACAACGACTGCCGAAGGTCAGATTGAAGTCATCAATTCGCTGATTGCGCAAGGCGTGGATGCCATTGCAATCTCTGCAAACGATCCGGATGCGGTTGTTCCAGCACTCAAGAAGGCTGCGCAGCGCGGTATCAAGGTTATCTCTTGGGATTCCGGTGTCGCGCCTGAAGGCCGCATCGTCCATCTCAATCCATCATCGAACGATCTGATCGGAAAAATGTGCCTGACTCTGGCAGCTCATCATTTGCCAGGTGGCAAGGGTGATTTCGCGATCCTTTCGGCAACAACCACCTCGACCAACCAGAATATCTGGATTGACGAGATGAAGAAGCAGCTCAAGGATTTTCCGGGCCTTAATCTCGTCACCACCGTTTACGGTGATGACCTTGCCGACAAAAGCTACCGTGAAGCGCAGGGTCTCCTCACTTCCAATCCTGATGTGAAGGTGATTGTCGCTCCAACTACGGTGGGCGTGCTTGCTGCCTCGCAGGCTGTCAAAGATGCAGGCAAAATCGGCGATGTTTATGTAACCGGCCTTGGCCTGCCGTCTGAAATGGCAGGCGCCATCAAGTCGGGTGCAACCAAGGAATTCGCGATCTGGAACCCGATCGATCTGGGTTATTCTGCAACGCAGATTGCCTATCATCTCGTAAAGGGTGATGCAGACGGTAAGCCGGGCTCGGAAATCGAAGCCGGTCGCATGGGCAAAATCAAGATCGGCGAAAACGGCGAAGCCGCGATGAGCGATCCATTTGTCTATGACGCATCGAACATCGACGAATTCTCCAAGGTCTTTTAA